Proteins from a single region of Hordeum vulgare subsp. vulgare chromosome 6H, MorexV3_pseudomolecules_assembly, whole genome shotgun sequence:
- the LOC123402171 gene encoding uncharacterized protein LOC123402171 isoform X1, with amino-acid sequence MSSNRTASKARKSTINYHRLPLDKHQLLDPDAFLSKDRGANQSRSTQSGSRHTDRLFTTPQFVSALTGIWDLVAHPESSGTTDQRSVSEEILHKEDPVCVARDRKGHALTSCTESSTGLNSQTCLSTPKSIHEDLRLLKKILMLTSRSNMIGASATWRHMRLTSKLGNMHYQNICSMQTEKLGACATSSSMDIKEDGPFRRGDHCCSQTGDMPAEQSTSSSEEDNITYACENSLHDDKLNAKISREYSNMPACSSEQVCKEARIMLENQISSTCEHIRPEGLTCTSCVVGDAIVNPPNVNQHTYGEDMSQQHFVDKRLSEFESSLGHRFHGAVDANKHAAAGAIAGTVVSISLHPVDTVKTIIQANSSGQSSFYHIIRHTLVERGVLGLYGGLASKIACSAPISAIYTLTYEIVKGSLLPTLPKDYHSIAHCAAGGCSSIATSFIFTPSECIKQQMQVGSQYQNCWKALVGCLQRGGIASLYAGWGAVLCRNIPHSIVKFYAYESLKQFLLNASPANAKLNSGQTLICGGFAGSTAALFTNPFDVVKTRVQLQALSPVRKYEGVLHALTHIFEQEGLRGLYRGLSPRLLMYVSQGALFFTSYEFLKTIMFPEQELHASSV; translated from the exons ATGAGCTCAAATCGTACAGCTTCAAAAGCTCGAAAATCAACAATTAATTACCATCGGCTTCCATTAGATAAGCACCAATTACTTGATCCAGATGCATTTCTTTCAAAGGATCGCGGTGCCAATCAATCACGAAGTACTCAATCAGGCAGCAGACATACTGATAGACTATTCACTACTCCTCAGTTTGTATCCGCATTGACAGGGATCTGGGATCTTGTTGCCCACCCAGAATCTTCTGGCACAACAGATCAAAGATCTGTGAGTGAGGAGATTTTGCACAAGGAAGACCCTGTGTGCGTTGCTAGGGACCGAAAAGGACACGCATTGACATCTTGCACCGAAAGCTCAACTGGCCTCAACTCTCAAACCTGTTTATCAACACCAAAATCAATCCACGAAGATCTTAGATTGCTGAAGAAGATTTTAATGCTCACATCACGTAGCAACATGATCGGTGCCTCTGCCACATGGAGACATATGCGTCTTACCAGTAAACTTGGGAACATGCATTATCAAAATATATGCTCGATGCAAACCGAAAAGCTAGGAGCTTGTGCTACTTCCAGCAGTATGGACATCAAGGAGGACGGCCCCTTCAGAAGGGGTGATCACTGTTGCAGTCAAACAGGAGACATGCCAGCTGAGCAAAGCACGAGCTCAAGTGAGGAGGATAATATCACGTATGCCTGTGAAAATTCTCTGCATGATGATAAATTAAATGCAAAGATTTCTAGAGAATATTCCAATATGCCGGCTTGCTCATCAGAGCAGGTTTGCAAAGAGGCAAGGATAATGCTGGAAAATCAGATTTCCAGCACATGCGAACATATTCGGCCTGAAGGCTTGACATGCACATCTTGTGTGGTTGGTGATGCTATTGTTAACCCACCAAATGTAAACCAACATACCTATGGGGAAGATATGTCTCAGCAGCATTTTGTAGACAAGCGTTTGTCAGAGTTTGAATCATCCTTGGGGCATCGATTTCATGGTGCTgttgatgcgaacaagcatgctgCTGCAGGAGCAATAGCTGGGACAGTTGTCAGTATCTCTCTGCATCCAGTTGATACGGTGAAAACCATTATTCAGGCTAACAGTTCTGGACAAAGCTCATTCTACCACATAATAAGACACACCCTTGTTGAGAGAG GTGTCTTAGGACTTTATGGAGGGCTTGCTAGCAAAATTGCTTGTTCTGCACCAATTTCAGCTATTTATACCTTAACTTACGAAATAGTAAAGGGATCACTTCTTCCTACTTTGCCGAAG GACTACCATTCCATTGCTCATTGTGCTGCGGGTGGTTGTTCTAGTATTGCAACATCCTTTATTTTTACACCAAGCGAATGCATAAAACAACAGATGCAAGTCGGTTCGCAGTATCAGAATTGCTG GAAGGCTTTAGTTGGATGTCTTCAAAGGGGTGGCATTGCTTCGTTATATGCTGGATGGGGGGCTGTTCTTTGCAGAAATATTCCACATTCTATAGTAAAG TTTTATGCCTACGAGAGTCTGAAGCAGTTTCTGTTGAATGCATCACCTGCTAATGCTAAACTCAATTCTGGCCAGACG CTCATTTGTGGAGGTTTTGCAGGATCAACTGCTGCTCTGTTTACAAATCCATTCGATGTTGTGAAGACAAGAGTACAGTTACAG GCACTCAGCCCTGTTAGAAAGTATGAAGGGGTTCTTCATGCCCTTACACACATTTTTGAGCAAGAAGGGTTACGAGGTCTTTACAG
- the LOC123402171 gene encoding uncharacterized protein LOC123402171 isoform X3, with protein MSSNRTASKARKSTINYHRLPLDKHQLLDPDAFLSKDRGANQSRSTQSGSRHTDRLFTTPQFVSALTGIWDLVAHPESSGTTDQRSVSEEILHKEDPVCVARDRKGHALTSCTESSTGLNSQTCLSTPKSIHEDLRLLKKILMLTSRSNMIGASATWRHMRLTSKLGNMHYQNICSMQTEKLGACATSSSMDIKEDGPFRRGDHCCSQTGDMPAEQSTSSSEEDNITYACENSLHDDKLNAKISREYSNMPACSSEQVCKEARIMLENQISSTCEHIRPEGLTCTSCVVGDAIVNPPNVNQHTYGEDMSQQHFVDKRLSEFESSLGHRFHGAVDANKHAAAGAIAGTVVSISLHPVDTVKTIIQANSSGQSSFYHIIRHTLVERGVLGLYGGLASKIACSAPISAIYTLTYEIVKGSLLPTLPKDYHSIAHCAAGGCSSIATSFIFTPSECIKQQMQVGSQYQNCWKALVGCLQRGGIASLYAGWGAVLCRNIPHSIVKFYAYESLKQFLLNASPANAKLNSGQTDQLLLCLQIHSML; from the exons ATGAGCTCAAATCGTACAGCTTCAAAAGCTCGAAAATCAACAATTAATTACCATCGGCTTCCATTAGATAAGCACCAATTACTTGATCCAGATGCATTTCTTTCAAAGGATCGCGGTGCCAATCAATCACGAAGTACTCAATCAGGCAGCAGACATACTGATAGACTATTCACTACTCCTCAGTTTGTATCCGCATTGACAGGGATCTGGGATCTTGTTGCCCACCCAGAATCTTCTGGCACAACAGATCAAAGATCTGTGAGTGAGGAGATTTTGCACAAGGAAGACCCTGTGTGCGTTGCTAGGGACCGAAAAGGACACGCATTGACATCTTGCACCGAAAGCTCAACTGGCCTCAACTCTCAAACCTGTTTATCAACACCAAAATCAATCCACGAAGATCTTAGATTGCTGAAGAAGATTTTAATGCTCACATCACGTAGCAACATGATCGGTGCCTCTGCCACATGGAGACATATGCGTCTTACCAGTAAACTTGGGAACATGCATTATCAAAATATATGCTCGATGCAAACCGAAAAGCTAGGAGCTTGTGCTACTTCCAGCAGTATGGACATCAAGGAGGACGGCCCCTTCAGAAGGGGTGATCACTGTTGCAGTCAAACAGGAGACATGCCAGCTGAGCAAAGCACGAGCTCAAGTGAGGAGGATAATATCACGTATGCCTGTGAAAATTCTCTGCATGATGATAAATTAAATGCAAAGATTTCTAGAGAATATTCCAATATGCCGGCTTGCTCATCAGAGCAGGTTTGCAAAGAGGCAAGGATAATGCTGGAAAATCAGATTTCCAGCACATGCGAACATATTCGGCCTGAAGGCTTGACATGCACATCTTGTGTGGTTGGTGATGCTATTGTTAACCCACCAAATGTAAACCAACATACCTATGGGGAAGATATGTCTCAGCAGCATTTTGTAGACAAGCGTTTGTCAGAGTTTGAATCATCCTTGGGGCATCGATTTCATGGTGCTgttgatgcgaacaagcatgctgCTGCAGGAGCAATAGCTGGGACAGTTGTCAGTATCTCTCTGCATCCAGTTGATACGGTGAAAACCATTATTCAGGCTAACAGTTCTGGACAAAGCTCATTCTACCACATAATAAGACACACCCTTGTTGAGAGAG GTGTCTTAGGACTTTATGGAGGGCTTGCTAGCAAAATTGCTTGTTCTGCACCAATTTCAGCTATTTATACCTTAACTTACGAAATAGTAAAGGGATCACTTCTTCCTACTTTGCCGAAG GACTACCATTCCATTGCTCATTGTGCTGCGGGTGGTTGTTCTAGTATTGCAACATCCTTTATTTTTACACCAAGCGAATGCATAAAACAACAGATGCAAGTCGGTTCGCAGTATCAGAATTGCTG GAAGGCTTTAGTTGGATGTCTTCAAAGGGGTGGCATTGCTTCGTTATATGCTGGATGGGGGGCTGTTCTTTGCAGAAATATTCCACATTCTATAGTAAAG TTTTATGCCTACGAGAGTCTGAAGCAGTTTCTGTTGAATGCATCACCTGCTAATGCTAAACTCAATTCTGGCCAGACG GATCAACTGCTGCTCTGTTTACAAATCCATTCGATGTTGTGA
- the LOC123402171 gene encoding uncharacterized protein LOC123402171 isoform X2 codes for MSSNRTASKARKSTINYHRLPLDKHQLLDPDAFLSKDRGANQSRSTQSGSRHTDRLFTTPQFVSALTGIWDLVAHPESSGTTDQRSVSEEILHKEDPVCVARDRKGHALTSCTESSTGLNSQTCLSTPKSIHEDLRLLKKILMLTSRSNMIGASATWRHMRLTSKLGNMHYQNICSMQTEKLGACATSSSMDIKEDGPFRRGDHCCSQTGDMPAEQSTSSSEEDNITYACENSLHDDKLNAKISREYSNMPACSSEQVCKEARIMLENQISSTCEHIRPEGLTCTSCVVGDAIVNPPNVNQHTYGEDMSQQHFVDKRLSEFESSLGHRFHGAVDANKHAAAGAIAGTVVSISLHPVDTVKTIIQANSSGQSSFYHIIRHTLVERGVLGLYGGLASKIACSAPISAIYTLTYEIVKGSLLPTLPKDYHSIAHCAAGGCSSIATSFIFTPSECIKQQMQVGSQYQNCWKALVGCLQRGGIASLYAGWGAVLCRNIPHSIVKFYAYESLKQFLLNASPANAKLNSGQTLICGGFAGSTAALFTNPFDVVKTRVQLQVQHMLIPQIWHSALLESMKGFFMPLHTFLSKKGYEVFTGV; via the exons ATGAGCTCAAATCGTACAGCTTCAAAAGCTCGAAAATCAACAATTAATTACCATCGGCTTCCATTAGATAAGCACCAATTACTTGATCCAGATGCATTTCTTTCAAAGGATCGCGGTGCCAATCAATCACGAAGTACTCAATCAGGCAGCAGACATACTGATAGACTATTCACTACTCCTCAGTTTGTATCCGCATTGACAGGGATCTGGGATCTTGTTGCCCACCCAGAATCTTCTGGCACAACAGATCAAAGATCTGTGAGTGAGGAGATTTTGCACAAGGAAGACCCTGTGTGCGTTGCTAGGGACCGAAAAGGACACGCATTGACATCTTGCACCGAAAGCTCAACTGGCCTCAACTCTCAAACCTGTTTATCAACACCAAAATCAATCCACGAAGATCTTAGATTGCTGAAGAAGATTTTAATGCTCACATCACGTAGCAACATGATCGGTGCCTCTGCCACATGGAGACATATGCGTCTTACCAGTAAACTTGGGAACATGCATTATCAAAATATATGCTCGATGCAAACCGAAAAGCTAGGAGCTTGTGCTACTTCCAGCAGTATGGACATCAAGGAGGACGGCCCCTTCAGAAGGGGTGATCACTGTTGCAGTCAAACAGGAGACATGCCAGCTGAGCAAAGCACGAGCTCAAGTGAGGAGGATAATATCACGTATGCCTGTGAAAATTCTCTGCATGATGATAAATTAAATGCAAAGATTTCTAGAGAATATTCCAATATGCCGGCTTGCTCATCAGAGCAGGTTTGCAAAGAGGCAAGGATAATGCTGGAAAATCAGATTTCCAGCACATGCGAACATATTCGGCCTGAAGGCTTGACATGCACATCTTGTGTGGTTGGTGATGCTATTGTTAACCCACCAAATGTAAACCAACATACCTATGGGGAAGATATGTCTCAGCAGCATTTTGTAGACAAGCGTTTGTCAGAGTTTGAATCATCCTTGGGGCATCGATTTCATGGTGCTgttgatgcgaacaagcatgctgCTGCAGGAGCAATAGCTGGGACAGTTGTCAGTATCTCTCTGCATCCAGTTGATACGGTGAAAACCATTATTCAGGCTAACAGTTCTGGACAAAGCTCATTCTACCACATAATAAGACACACCCTTGTTGAGAGAG GTGTCTTAGGACTTTATGGAGGGCTTGCTAGCAAAATTGCTTGTTCTGCACCAATTTCAGCTATTTATACCTTAACTTACGAAATAGTAAAGGGATCACTTCTTCCTACTTTGCCGAAG GACTACCATTCCATTGCTCATTGTGCTGCGGGTGGTTGTTCTAGTATTGCAACATCCTTTATTTTTACACCAAGCGAATGCATAAAACAACAGATGCAAGTCGGTTCGCAGTATCAGAATTGCTG GAAGGCTTTAGTTGGATGTCTTCAAAGGGGTGGCATTGCTTCGTTATATGCTGGATGGGGGGCTGTTCTTTGCAGAAATATTCCACATTCTATAGTAAAG TTTTATGCCTACGAGAGTCTGAAGCAGTTTCTGTTGAATGCATCACCTGCTAATGCTAAACTCAATTCTGGCCAGACG CTCATTTGTGGAGGTTTTGCAGGATCAACTGCTGCTCTGTTTACAAATCCATTCGATGTTGTGAAGACAAGAGTACAGTTACAGGTGCAACACATGCTTATACCACAAATTTG GCACTCAGCCCTGTTAGAAAGTATGAAGGGGTTCTTCATGCCCTTACACACATTTTTGAGCAAGAAGGGTTACGAGGTCTTTACAG